One stretch of Candidatus Leptovillus gracilis DNA includes these proteins:
- a CDS encoding cadherin-like domain-containing protein, with translation MTNVNMNQERSWKKWSGAWPPLVLLLLLFVGLLALAQGRVAAAPEPIPPAPEAALTCGINPFSSGYDLFGEDEILVGYTSGDFVGNRLSNFSLNLEEWGLAERNLFLEETAVWGANIQSQTAVAADLDGDGYTEMVQSFVTTNASQPGYYIAVFNPVYGVTYSKLSATSHGRLVAASGNILGDDNQREQVVLAAVNNATGALTIEVWDGARNGMTAVPLASFRSTTGLHANAGGLDVAVGNLTNDRQDDIVISLLDENRTTVELLTLTYDPTYVSGSGSNQANKLRPLDSDSFSAGQFRDIQVTLLRLNGDFQDEIVVAADSYQNSTPNVSPQIQLFVYKYNAPLQTLTRFTNLDAAIPAYATNFSLSSGDINGQMVGETGVSPEEVVVGFSSTGSYEFGSGFAVEVWRAQGLNTPNPTLARYEQWITNNDQRNQAGYLSIAVADLDNDGLKEIVAALDDGRGLEVLYLTHDDLLADAPDVPFGQSVNLDPTALNGKTAVAVGDRDNNALKAIATAECQEIVEQRVTAVTFAPPYWGIIQDMSAKGAAIGRTLNNQTATSTALTYYRSDTVSGYVGAAVGGSYGPFSIEASARLTAAESKERSSTEGGTTGTGESLQVQRTGNDDFLTFDNTAYDCYAYTLSQNGVSIPETALRNCDYVSSTRLATDLEAWDNTWGAQPGGINQALTWTPVARDWASLGLFRGSFAAQSSTFSSHSADRAVDGTLRSSPANNSIATTNTQDNPWWQIDLGSTQPIAKVRLWNRTDWLTCADLAACPNQLDHIYVLISASDFRNMPEEGNPAALMARPDVYAFSLDDFTSALVGVSAANPLGEVTTFQTLDSSIPPQPVQGRFVRVQRVLPNAQLSLGEVQVFGLNHVNPDRYPVNIREKGTPTDGLFEVQLHNPLGTTPATTWPWVEVRGNLLWNRTGYANGVLSGDMISLGNAGINWTYSSYSLGSSFATNSLKHETRIGAEFDFTTGAIFQMQVGYGEEFTTGTIAEHTTETSWTDAIEFGGRVDGFPSAYNGQSWVLGCGYEIRPYYYELIETSTFGLETRYPVLDYIVPDVSVTDPLGNNSAGLNRTNSTAVANCVNGNQTGGTPQATNDEGTLGAGGAATFNVLANDIGNQLRIVNVTAPQSGQVTFSDRTITYVPNSGFVGTDTFTYTVSDGVTTSEGVLTVVVTLREVFLPVTIR, from the coding sequence ATGACAAATGTAAACATGAATCAAGAACGAAGCTGGAAAAAGTGGAGCGGCGCATGGCCGCCGCTGGTCCTGCTGCTGCTGTTATTTGTTGGGTTGTTGGCCCTGGCTCAGGGGCGCGTGGCCGCCGCGCCTGAACCCATTCCCCCGGCGCCGGAAGCGGCGCTTACCTGCGGCATCAACCCGTTTAGCAGCGGCTATGACCTGTTTGGTGAGGATGAGATTTTGGTGGGGTATACCAGCGGCGATTTTGTGGGCAATCGGCTGTCTAACTTTTCCTTGAATTTGGAAGAGTGGGGGTTGGCTGAACGCAACCTGTTTTTGGAGGAGACGGCCGTCTGGGGGGCCAACATTCAGAGCCAGACGGCCGTCGCCGCCGACCTGGATGGCGATGGTTACACTGAAATGGTGCAAAGTTTTGTCACCACCAATGCCAGTCAACCTGGTTATTACATTGCCGTCTTCAATCCGGTTTACGGCGTCACCTACAGCAAACTCAGCGCCACCAGTCACGGCCGTTTGGTCGCAGCGTCTGGCAATATCTTGGGCGACGACAATCAGCGCGAGCAGGTGGTCCTGGCGGCGGTCAACAACGCCACCGGCGCTCTGACCATCGAAGTTTGGGATGGGGCGCGCAATGGGATGACGGCCGTTCCCCTGGCCTCTTTTCGCTCCACCACCGGCTTGCATGCCAATGCCGGCGGCCTGGATGTGGCTGTGGGCAACCTGACCAACGACCGCCAGGACGACATCGTCATTAGTTTGTTAGACGAAAACCGGACCACCGTCGAGCTGTTGACGCTCACCTACGACCCCACCTACGTCAGCGGCAGCGGCAGCAACCAGGCCAACAAACTGCGCCCGCTAGACAGCGACAGCTTCTCGGCCGGGCAGTTCCGCGACATTCAGGTGACGCTGCTCCGCCTGAACGGCGACTTTCAGGATGAAATTGTGGTGGCCGCCGACAGTTACCAGAATTCCACGCCCAACGTCAGCCCACAAATTCAGTTGTTTGTCTACAAATACAACGCGCCGCTGCAAACCCTGACGCGCTTCACCAACCTGGATGCTGCCATCCCCGCCTATGCCACTAATTTTTCCCTTAGCTCTGGCGACATCAACGGCCAGATGGTGGGGGAGACCGGCGTCAGCCCGGAAGAGGTTGTGGTGGGTTTTAGCAGCACAGGCAGCTATGAATTTGGGTCTGGCTTTGCCGTGGAAGTGTGGCGGGCGCAGGGACTGAACACGCCCAACCCCACGTTGGCCCGCTACGAGCAGTGGATCACGAACAATGACCAGCGCAATCAGGCAGGTTATCTCTCTATCGCCGTCGCCGACCTGGACAACGACGGCTTGAAGGAGATTGTGGCGGCGTTGGATGACGGCCGTGGCCTGGAAGTGCTGTACCTGACCCATGACGATCTATTGGCCGACGCGCCTGACGTGCCGTTTGGTCAGAGCGTTAATCTGGACCCCACCGCGCTCAATGGCAAAACGGCCGTTGCCGTGGGCGACCGTGACAACAACGCCCTGAAAGCCATTGCCACCGCCGAATGCCAGGAGATTGTGGAGCAGCGGGTAACGGCCGTTACCTTTGCCCCGCCTTATTGGGGCATCATCCAGGATATGTCGGCCAAAGGAGCGGCCATTGGGCGCACTCTGAACAACCAGACGGCGACCAGCACCGCCCTGACGTACTACCGCAGCGATACCGTGTCTGGTTATGTTGGCGCGGCCGTTGGTGGCAGCTATGGGCCGTTTAGCATCGAAGCCAGCGCCCGCCTGACGGCCGCCGAAAGCAAAGAACGCAGCAGCACCGAAGGCGGGACCACCGGCACCGGCGAATCGCTGCAAGTGCAGCGCACTGGCAACGACGACTTCCTCACCTTCGATAACACCGCCTACGATTGTTACGCCTACACGTTGTCGCAAAACGGCGTCTCCATCCCGGAAACAGCGCTGCGTAACTGCGATTATGTCAGCAGCACCCGTCTGGCTACAGACCTGGAAGCCTGGGATAACACTTGGGGGGCGCAGCCCGGCGGCATCAACCAGGCCCTCACCTGGACGCCGGTCGCCCGCGATTGGGCCAGCCTGGGCCTGTTCCGCGGCAGCTTTGCCGCCCAATCCTCCACCTTTAGCAGCCACAGCGCCGACCGCGCCGTAGACGGTACGCTGCGCAGCAGCCCGGCCAATAACTCCATCGCCACCACCAATACCCAGGACAATCCCTGGTGGCAAATAGACCTGGGCAGCACCCAGCCCATCGCCAAAGTGCGCTTGTGGAACCGCACAGATTGGCTGACCTGCGCCGACCTGGCTGCCTGCCCCAACCAATTGGACCACATCTACGTGCTGATCAGCGCCAGCGACTTCCGTAACATGCCCGAAGAAGGCAACCCGGCGGCGCTGATGGCCCGCCCAGATGTGTATGCCTTTTCGCTGGATGATTTCACCAGCGCCCTGGTTGGCGTCTCGGCGGCCAACCCATTGGGCGAAGTGACCACCTTCCAGACGTTAGATAGCAGCATACCGCCGCAGCCGGTGCAGGGCCGCTTTGTGCGTGTGCAGCGCGTGCTGCCCAACGCCCAATTGTCGCTGGGCGAGGTGCAGGTCTTTGGTCTCAACCACGTCAACCCAGACCGCTACCCGGTGAATATCCGCGAAAAAGGGACGCCCACCGACGGTCTGTTTGAAGTGCAGCTGCACAACCCGTTGGGCACAACACCGGCCACCACCTGGCCCTGGGTGGAAGTGCGCGGCAATCTGTTGTGGAACCGCACCGGCTATGCCAATGGCGTCCTCAGTGGCGACATGATCTCTCTGGGAAACGCCGGCATCAACTGGACCTACAGCAGTTACAGCCTGGGCAGCAGTTTCGCCACCAATTCATTGAAGCATGAAACGCGCATTGGCGCGGAGTTCGACTTCACCACCGGCGCCATCTTCCAGATGCAGGTGGGGTATGGCGAAGAGTTCACCACCGGGACCATCGCTGAGCACACGACGGAAACATCGTGGACCGACGCCATTGAATTTGGTGGCCGAGTGGATGGCTTTCCATCGGCTTACAACGGGCAGTCTTGGGTGTTGGGTTGTGGGTATGAGATACGGCCGTATTACTACGAACTGATCGAAACCTCCACCTTTGGCCTTGAAACCCGCTACCCGGTGTTGGACTACATCGTGCCCGACGTGTCGGTGACCGACCCGCTTGGTAACAACAGCGCCGGTCTAAACCGCACCAACAGCACGGCCGTTGCCAACTGCGTCAATGGCAACCAGACGGGCGGCACACCCCAGGCCACCAACGATGAAGGAACTCTGGGAGCTGGCGGCGCGGCAACTTTTAATGTCCTGGCTAACGACATTGGTAATCAATTGCGCATAGTCAATGTGACTGCGCCACAAAGCGGCCAGGTCACTTTTAGCGACCGGACCATCACCTATGTCCCCAATTCCGGCTTTGTGGGCACAGATACCTTCACCTACACCGTCAGCGATGGGGTGACAACCAGCGAAGGCGTGCTCACCGTCGTGGTGACGCTGCGCGAAGTGTTCCTGCCTGTCACCATCCGCTAA